The nucleotide sequence AAATTCTATGGCCCATAATTTGAGTGGAAGCATTGTGTACCATATGAAACAAATATGTTGTATGATACAAATTTTTTGAACTGTAAAGAGTATTTGTAGCATGTCTACAAATAATTGGAATATATACACACAAGATTTTATCCTGCTACCGGTATAGTTGCTCCCATGTGTGTTTCACACAATTTTTCTTCAGTCTCATAGCACTTGGTCCTCTCTCTTCCTTCCGGCGGGAAAGAAGAAAAATAGGGCTCAATTCCGGTTGGGTAACGAAAAGGCTCTTCGATCTGGCAGCTGCCCACACCGCCGTTCCCTGTCCTTAAGTTCCAGTGCTTTTCCCTGCCGGAAGGATGGGAGGAAAGGTATGGgaatgcagcagcagcagcaggaggagttggcggagggcggcgtcgggaagaggacgaaggttgCGGCGGCGTTGGGAAGGGAGGAAGGTATTGTCACCATGAACCTTGGCATTCTTGACTGCCCCGTCTGCTTCCATCCCCTGCACCCCCCATCTTCCAGGTACCCCCTGTCCCTGTTGGTTCGTCTGTACGTGCTGTACCACTGAAACCCCACAAACTCCATAAGGAAGGACGGTTTTGGAACTTAGGTGCCAGGTTTTGGACCTGTGGTTTTGTAGTGGTAAGTTGCAAGTCAAGGTTGACATCTCTGAACAATTAGAACAAAAGCAGGCGTAAACATTAGCCCAGATGCCCAATAAATCAGTAAATTTTTCAGCAATTTATGTTGCCTTCAGTCCATATATGAATTGTAAAATCTTTCTGCTCATCATTGTTTGGATTCCCAAATGGGGAGTATCCTTGTTCTCTAGCAATCACTGGTTGGTCAAGAAATCGAATATAGATGGACAACTGAAGCGTTAAGCTCATCATTGCTCAGAAACTATAAACAAGGGAATGAATACTGTATTCCTGGAAGTATTGACATTTATCTATTTTTGCAGTAGGGGGGTAGGGTGGTTTGTATGAAAATTGGCTTCAACCACTTTGATGGCATATGTACAATCCGTCAGGTCTGGTCAGAAGTTCAGAACAGCAtcagaagtaaatatgcatgctgtTCATCATTTTGGTTGTATTTTTGTCATTCACAATTAGCATTCAAGttaatttaagcatatcaattCATACATTTACAGTTTCATCTCCGTTCCTCAATGCACTGTTGGGCATGCTATATGTTCATCTTGCCACGAGAAGCTCCCTGACAAGTGCCACTGCTGCGCCATTCCCAGTCTACAATCGCTCCTACATGGTAGAACATGTCACTGAATCCATCAAAGTTGATCGAGGTCCACAACTCCGCATCTAACTGGGACCAACCGTCCGGGCGGGCGAAGTTGAGGAGCTTGTTACTTGTTAACATGATGGAGGTGCCCCTTGGCAGTGTCAGCCTCGCATTGATGGATCCAGGTTCAGATGCAGGCTGGCATTGTCATGCCCTGGAGTGTTATATCAGGATACAGTATTACCACTGCCCATGTAGCATTGCTTTTGACAGGTGAGTACTTCTAAGTCTCGGTTTTTGGAACTGTAGTGATGTTCTATCTGATTGCAGAGGACTGTTTGTACTCGGGGCAAAATTATTTGCCTGGAACCGTTGAAAGGAATTACACAATACATTACCCCTCAGAAGAAACCACACAGGGTATTCTCTGTCACTTGTGCCATCTTACGAGGTAGACAGTGGAATTCACTAACACTGAACCTACATCAGGCTTTTCACATCCTGCGTATGTTGGCTGTTCAAATTTTCAGAGTTAAAATGCCACATTTGTCGACCTTAGGTTTCTTCAATAAGATTCATTGTAGGATTAGCCAATCTTGACCATTGAAACTCGATTGTAGTCTTAGATAGTAACTCCATAGTTTCAGAAGAAAACATTAGTTCTACACTAGATATTGCCTGCCTGGCAGGTCCATCTCTATCAGTTACATCTTCTATCAGTTGAAATCTTTTGAGTCCTTCTTATCTACAGGCAAGTCGAAGAGTCCCGGGAGATGAGCGTTAGTGAGCTTGGTCCTGCTGGTGATCCCGCGCGGCTTCTTCCTGGCCTTCTCCGGCTCTGGTTGCCGGCCGTGGATCTGCTCAGCGGCGCGTCTCTTGGCTGTGTCGGTGGCCGGCTTCTCGCCGTTCTTGCGGAGCTCCTTCTCGATGTCCAGCATGTCTACCGGCAGTTTGATGTCGTGGAACATCTTCTTGAGCTCGGCGTCCACCTCCATCCTCGACCTCGGGTCGTTGGGGTACGCAATCATGTCTCTCTCAACCGACAACAAAAAGATGTCACCGGAAGATTTCAGGGCCTGCAGATCCTCCAGCATGGTTGGGTAGGCGTCTTGCACCTCCGACACCGGGAGGCCCTCAGGGAAGCTTATGATCAGTGAGAGCAGCTCGTCTTTGCCCTTGACGTGGTGCGTGCGCTTGTACGAGTAGCGCTTCCCGTCGAAGCGCACCTTGAGGTTGTTCCTCAGGCTCTCGGCGACGGCGCCGTTGCCGTCGATCGACGTAGGTTTTTTCGTTGATCTGGTGCGCCGTGAGAGGTTCCCTTGTCCTCTCTAGCAGTGTGATGACATCTCTGATCTGTTTTCCGACGGCGGACCTCCTCACTTCATTGATCTTCTGTAGCCGCGCTGTGTCATCGGAGAATCTGATCCGTGTTCCGGCGGCCAACTTCCTGGCGGTGTCCGTCTCTTTTAGCTGCGCCGTTTCGTCGGAGAGTCTGGCGGCAGGAACTGGCGGTGATGGTTTAGCGGCCGGCCTTGGAGATGGAGTTGCACCGGGTTGCTGCTGGGACGACGACGGCCTGgtggatgatgaagaagaagaggttttGGCTGCGGCGAGGGCGGATAGAGCCGCCTGGTTCCTCTCCTGCTGCAGCCAGAACCTGGCGAGGCCATCGTTCAAGGCCATCGGTGCGTGGGTCAGTCCTTGATCAAGGAAAGAAGGATGGTCGGAGCAGTACGGCGGCGAAGGCTTCGAAGCGCGCTGCAGACGGCGACGGGAGGCAGCCCTGCACGAGAGTACTCCTTATTGTAGACGGAGGAGAGTAGGAGGAGGCAACGCGGCTTCGGATTCAAATAAACTGGGCCTGCTCACCTCTAGCGTCATCTCCACCTGCAAGCAAGACGGTTAAGGGCCCGTTCCTTTGGTGGCATTTTTCTAGAAGCCCAACCGATTTTTTTATAAGCCTGGTACTAGTTAAGTCTTAATTAGTAggctttaaaataaataaatttggtTAAGCTTTTAGAATAAGATAGGTAGGgtgcagcttattctagaagccagcAAAAAAAGTGGCCCTAAGACCCATGGCTGATTAAATTTACACTTCAGAGGACATGCTGCCAGCACAGATGTTATATCTCGCACAAGAGATATATCTTTTTATAGCGAAACAGAAGAAGCTCTCGCCTGAAGCGAGCTATATCTCGCTTATATGGCGAGATAAAATAAGCTCTCGGCTGAAACATCTGCAGTAACGGACCGGTCCATTAGCGTATATCACAGGTCTCCTCAGTTGTTGGTACCGGCGCCATTCGAGCCATTATCAAGTTCGTGATAAAATAGGAGGCGCGAGCTATTTGAGGCAAACGAGTCGGGTTTTCCACTTGTTTTCCaggttcttttctttttcttttttctttcttttctcaccGGGTTTCCTTTTTTtcacttgtttttttttctttgtttctttctagttccctgtttttttctttattttttccttCGGTTTTGTTTGTTAATTTCACATATTTCAACAGTTACTATGTTATTTTCTAGGCTTTCACCATTTCCATTCGTTTTGCATTGACTTCTTTCGTTtttcgttttcttttgtttttatagGGTTTTTTTTTCGATTTCTTTAGTTTTTTTGTTCAACACATGTTAATTGTGTTTTTGGTACACATGCAATATTTTTCTTATACAACAAAAATATCTTTcatatgcacatttaacatttttcaaatacatgattaacattttttgaaaacttacattttttatgtctactttttttcatacacattgtacatttctgGTATATATAATACATTTTactacatgtttaacatttttaaaataaaagATTAATATTTTGTAATACATGCTCaccattttttatacacatttagcattttttttttcaaatgcttgattaacatttttcagatacacattaatttttttgtatacatggtcaacattttctatACAGatttaacattttttttaaatgttttatacacatttaacatttttaaatacttgtctAAGTTTTTTTAAAATGCTCTATTAACATTTTTGACACACAATATACATTTTTCGTGTACACCAGAAACATTTTTATATACGCATTTAACATTTTTAAGTACATAATCAACATTTTTTTCAGAGACATTGTATTTTATTGTATACATGACAAACAttttatacatatttaacattttttaaatgcttgattaacacttttcaaatgcttgattaacattttttaaaatacatgatcaacctttttcatacacattatatattttttgtataaatttttcatatacatgagaaACTTTTTCTCTATACAAATGTTTAACTGAATCTAAATCATTCTGATTGTGTGTTGCAGGGGACTACAAGGCCAACACACTACCATGTGCTCCACGATGAGATAGGCTTCTCCCCGATGAGCTGCAGGAGCTCGTGCACAGCCTCCCCTATGTATGTGCACTGAAGTTTCAATTACAAAAGTTTCCTGCAAAAGTTTTAGTTGGTAGTTTGGTACCTTTGCCTCTGATGATCATCGTTGCATTGCTCTGACATTTCAATGCATGTCAACTCATTgcaggtactccctccatccgaaaaagtttgtccctcaaatggatgtatctaagcaccaagttagtgctagatacattcatttgaggaacaatggtgttagatacatccatttgagaaacAAGTTTTGGGCAAGTTTTTTTTGAACGGATGGAGTATCAGGTAAGCAATGTTTTGCCACTAGTTGATTCCACAACGTAGGTGAAAGTGAAACAGGACGGCGTATCAGGGTCAGATTACCTGACAAACTATTGTTTTTGAGGGGAGATTACCTAACAAACCACGAGTAATTCACTAGGTAGGTTCAAGTGTTACCGGAATCGAGGGATTCAAATGGCGGCTGGGAACTGGGGTAGGGTGCTAGCACCTAGCTGCTGCAAATGCACTGTTCAAGTGTTCGGTAAGTTCAGAACAAACAGGTGTCTACATTCTTCAGTTATCCAACGGTCGTTTTCGGTGCGGGTAACGCCCCTGCGCTCCAACGGGCCAGACGCGATCCAATCACTATTTTCTGTTTAGTCCTTGTTGAAGGCTCAACGGAACTCTCGGCTACATCCATGTCTAGATGTTGCTCAAAGCTTACAAGACAAAACAATGCATTCCAGTAGGGGATTCTATGTAAAATTATCCTTGCTATCATTCCACTTCCAGAAAATTATCAAAAAATTATCCAATCACCCAACTTCGACAAGCAAAATAGATAATATACTAACTAGAACCACATGGACACAGCTGGTAAGGGCACAGACATAGAATGGAGTCTCAGAATTCTACTAGTACCAGATTGATTGAGTATAGGCTTTCCAACTGAACGGCATACAGCTTCTCTAGATTCATTTCAGCTCGAGGTACACGGGAGAATCCTGGGGAGAccacacagcgtccgagatgaacaGCGACGCACCCGCCTGGTACGTCTTCGTCAGCCGCCTGACGCTCGGTGTCTCGCTGCCGGACACAGAGAGAATGCCAATCCGCGTATGCACTTCGATCTTGTACTTGAAATCCTCCTTTTCGATCGGGTCGCTCATGAGGTGGATGACTGACAGCGCGCGCCCCGACGGGATGCTGCGGTCGACCACAAGGAGAAACACCGCCCTGCTGCCAAGGGACACCAGGCGGGCTGGCTCATCGTTGCACATGCTCAGGGGGGAGAGGCTGCTGGCTGTGATGCGGGTGTACTGGATTGTAGCGTGCTCCAAGTTGATGTGGTCGCGCAGGGACCGTCCATGGTAGGGGTGGCAGCCAGCGATGGGGCAGTGGCATGGGGCGTGGAGGCAGGACTCTTCATGTGCCAGTTTCTCCGTGAACCGGATCGTCTCGGTGCACCCGTGCTCATGGAACGAGCACGGCATGGTAAGGCCGCCGAGGATGCGCCCCCAGGCGTGGCAGCCGGTGCGCTCCAAGGCACACAAGCCGCAACTACTGTGCTTCAGATCCGCGCAGCACTTTAAGCATGTGATGTGGCCATTTGCGCACTGCAGACAAAAAAGAGGCACATGAACATACAGGTATTACTGAAACAGAACAAAAACGTACAAGCGTTACTGAAACAACACAAGTGTACTGGATTACCGCTGCTGCCAGATTTGTGCCTCACTAATGTACAGCAATTTTCGGTTCAAAGCATAGCATCTTCGCAAATTTTAGAGTTCATGTATCACATGTAATGGCTTTCCAAACCTTTGGCTCAAGCTCTGTTGCTGCGCATATATATGACTTTCATGGTAGTAACCGTTTGTTGAATGTGGATTCTCTCAGTGATCCAGAGAGGCCAAGACTGACAACGCATCATCAACACTTACTTATCATGGCAAATTGGCAATTGGCAAGCCACAGGAGAACAAATACATACTCAAATCGACTAGAGAACGTCGACAGGAGAAACGTAATACTCAAATGGACTATAGAACGTCAAACACATAATGAAAGGTGGTGTGGCCAATATGCTTACATCTTAATTTAGTAAATTTCCTAGAAAAAAATCAGAATAAGAAGAATTTGTAATTCTACGAGCAACATACTTACAAGGAGACCATAACTGATGCAAGAAGATATTTGCTACAAGTAAACTATCAGAAACAATAGTTGAGATAGTTAGTGAAATCCAGACCAGCCACATTCTTTCAAACGAGATTAGCTTGTACACGGAGTTAAGTTGCAGGGTTAAGACTTCACTAAAAAGGAGCAAGTATTGAACAAGGGAATATTAATTAGGTTGTAGCACAGGACTCCTTTACCTGAAAAATTGGTGGAACCAACGGGCTGCAACAACCGGAGCACTCCAGCAACTTGGGGTCTAGGGTGAGAGTGATCTTCGACATGGCAGCATCGGCCTCGGCCATGACCTTAGCCTTCTTCCCGGAGCAGTTCTCCTCTGCCGAGGCCCTTTCGGCACCAGCCTTCTACAGATTGCTCACGGCAAAATGCAAAGTTGTTGATCAGTGAATGCAATAGATGGCTAAGGCagtgaagaaaaaaaaaacaggtaGATGATCGATCTTCAGAGATATCAATGTCCATTTTCAAATGCTGATACAGGAGGGAGACGCCAAAATGTCCAACTGGCGAATCAGGAATTCAGGATTATCAGGGACCATAGAAATCAGCATTCTTGCGGTACCATTATTTGCAAAACCGCCTTGAATCGGGGCTATTACGCGAGCGCGCGCCCTTCACTCAATTTCCCCGCAAACCCTAGacctccggccaccgccgccgctcgcccccGCGTCCTGCGGcgagctccaccaccgccacctccaccagtTGTGAGCGGAGGTGCCGGCGCCGCCTCCCCATCCGCACCTCCGTCAGGCCACCGCCACGCCACCCCCTTCCTAAAGCGGCGGTGGCAGGAAGATCAGAGAGGAAAATGCGTGCAAGGTACTTCACCTTGTCCATGGATGGATGGACGATCGGTCGATCGCGATCTCCCGCTCCCGCTCCCTCTCGCTGCTTCTGAATCCAGTTGCCGTCTCGTCGAGCTCTGCGATTTTTTAGCAGCAGCGGTTGTCGCGCTGGGAGGAGGAGGATCTgtttcccttctccatacagcagGACCCTTTTACACCTTTTCTAGCCCAAATTAATAAAATGGAGCCCAAGTTTATCTGCATCTTTTTTAAAAATGTTTGGGCAAATAGGGGATTTCATTACAAGCAAATATATGTTTTTTAGCTACAACACTTTGCATTCCAAACTACGAGGACCGACCAAGTTGATGGCCGC is from Triticum aestivum cultivar Chinese Spring chromosome 3A, IWGSC CS RefSeq v2.1, whole genome shotgun sequence and encodes:
- the LOC123059871 gene encoding E3 ubiquitin-protein ligase SINA-like 10; translation: MDKKAGAERASAEENCSGKKAKVMAEADAAMSKITLTLDPKLLECSGCCSPLVPPIFQCANGHITCLKCCADLKHSSCGLCALERTGCHAWGRILGGLTMPCSFHEHGCTETIRFTEKLAHEESCLHAPCHCPIAGCHPYHGRSLRDHINLEHATIQYTRITASSLSPLSMCNDEPARLVSLGSRAVFLLVVDRSIPSGRALSVIHLMSDPIEKEDFKYKIEVHTRIGILSVSGSETPSVRRLTKTYQAGASLFISDAVWSPQDSPVYLELK